One genomic window of Glycine soja cultivar W05 chromosome 9, ASM419377v2, whole genome shotgun sequence includes the following:
- the LOC114368853 gene encoding uncharacterized protein LOC114368853 has translation MNPKILFVFALLLNLVSNSFQNPNPKTPKSTPSQAHVELVNYGLPVGLLPATTVSGYAVNRTSGEFTVKLSGACKITLPPDNYVATYSDTITGKIVKGKIAELEGIRVRAFFKWWSITGIRSSGDDIVFEVGMVTAKYPSKNFDDSPACEGQHSSS, from the coding sequence ATGAATCCCAAAATCCTCTTCGTGTTTGCTCTTCTTCTGAATCTCGTATCCAATTCGTtccaaaaccctaaccctaaaacccCTAAATCAACGCCGTCGCAGGCTCACGTGGAGCTCGTCAACTACGGCTTACCCGTCGGTCTTCTCCCCGCCACCACGGTCTCGGGCTACGCCGTGAACCGTACCTCCGGCGAGTTTACCGTCAAGCTCAGCGGCGCGTGCAAGATCACGCTCCCGCCGGACAACTACGTCGCCACCTATTCCGACACCATCACCGGGAAGATCGTGAAGGGAAAAATCGCGGAACTCGAGGGAATTAGGGTTCGCGCGTTCTTCAAGTGGTGGTCCATCACCGGAATCCGCTCCTCCGGCGACGACATCGTCTTCGAGGTCGGCATGGTCACGGCGAAGTATCCATCGAAGAATTTCGACGATAGCCCCGCGTGCGAGGGCCAGCACTCTTCTTCGTGA
- the LOC114367601 gene encoding protein SODIUM POTASSIUM ROOT DEFECTIVE 2-like: MGKLRRVLDTFCLSFGSNTCFCMNSMEFEDEFEKKPLIVSDSDHKLRLKDVVGGKQTLAFQLKPQIVTLRVSMHCHGCAKKIEKHISKLEGVSSYKVDLETKIIVVMGDILPSEVLQSVSKVKNAELFNFQASKE; this comes from the exons ATGGGAAAACTACGGAGGGTGTTGGATACCTTCTGTCTTTCTTTTGGTTCAAACACCTGTTTCTGCATGAACTCCATGGAGTTTGAAGATGAGTTTGAGAAAAAGCCCTTGATTGTAAGTGACAGTGATCATAAACTGAGATTGAAGGATGTTGTAGGTGGAAAGCAGACATTGGCTTTTCAATTGAAACCACAG ATAGTGACATTGAGGGTGTCCATGCATTGCCATGGCTGtgcaaaaaagattgagaaacaTATCTCAAAGTTGGAAG GAGTGAGCTCATATAAGGTGGATttggaaacaaaaataatagtgGTTATGGGCGATATTCTTCCCTCTGAAGTGTTGCAGAGTGTATCTAAGGTGAAAAATGCAGAGCTTTTTAATTTTCAAGCTAGTAAGGAATAA